One window of the Klebsiella sp. WP3-W18-ESBL-02 genome contains the following:
- a CDS encoding YncE family protein: protein MSLRQLSAPRLRRSLLLSALLLAGSFSAHAADEMLRKAVGKGAYEMAYSQQENALWLATSQSRKTDKGGVVYRLDPVTLEVTQTIHNDLKPFGATLNAQTQTLWFGNTINGAVTAIDAKTGDVKGRLVLDGRQRSETVKPLQPRQLAVNEKTNTVYITGIGKEGSSVWVVDGDKIALKTTIEGTGSFGTGLAVDADKERLYVTNADGELVTIDTASNKIVKRQKLQDDGKEHFYINISLDKAGQRAFITDSKQPELLVVNLKDGKVLSKVDTQEGLAVLFNPTRNEVYVTQRKAGTVTVIDAKDYKVTKTIKTPTFPNSLALSADGNTLFVSVKQESTRQKEATAPDDVIRIAL, encoded by the coding sequence ATGTCATTACGTCAATTATCCGCACCGCGCCTGCGCCGTTCTCTGTTGTTGAGTGCTTTACTGCTGGCCGGGAGCTTTAGCGCACACGCCGCAGATGAAATGCTGCGTAAAGCGGTCGGTAAAGGGGCATATGAAATGGCCTACAGCCAGCAGGAGAACGCGCTGTGGCTGGCCACCTCACAGAGCCGTAAAACCGATAAGGGCGGGGTGGTGTATCGCCTGGACCCGGTCACGCTGGAAGTGACCCAGACAATTCATAACGACCTTAAACCGTTTGGTGCCACGCTGAACGCGCAAACCCAGACCCTGTGGTTCGGCAACACGATCAACGGCGCGGTAACGGCGATTGACGCTAAAACCGGCGATGTGAAAGGGCGACTGGTTCTGGATGGACGTCAGCGTAGCGAAACTGTGAAACCGTTGCAGCCGCGCCAACTGGCGGTAAATGAGAAAACCAATACCGTGTACATCACCGGCATTGGTAAAGAAGGCAGCTCGGTATGGGTGGTAGATGGCGATAAAATTGCTCTGAAAACCACCATTGAAGGTACCGGTAGCTTCGGCACCGGGCTGGCGGTTGATGCGGATAAAGAACGCCTGTACGTGACCAACGCCGACGGTGAGCTGGTGACCATTGATACCGCCAGCAACAAAATCGTCAAGCGCCAGAAGCTGCAGGATGACGGCAAAGAGCATTTCTACATCAACATCAGCCTGGACAAAGCCGGACAGCGTGCGTTCATCACCGATTCCAAACAGCCTGAGCTGCTGGTGGTTAACCTGAAAGATGGCAAGGTGCTGTCGAAGGTCGATACCCAGGAAGGGCTGGCGGTGCTGTTTAACCCGACGCGCAACGAAGTGTATGTGACCCAGCGTAAAGCCGGTACCGTGACGGTGATCGACGCCAAAGATTATAAAGTGACAAAAACCATCAAGACGCCAACCTTCCCGAACAGCCTGGCGCTGTCCGCCGACGGTAACACGCTGTTTGTGAGCGTGAAGCAGGAGTCTACCCGCCAGAAAGAGGCCACTGCGCCTGACGATGTCATCCGCATCGCGCTGTAA
- a CDS encoding YgdI/YgdR family lipoprotein: MNKPLSILCASVMLLALAGCSSNYVMTTKSGQTIVTQGKPKLDKDTGMTSYTDQDGNARQINSNDVAQLVEDN; encoded by the coding sequence ATGAATAAGCCGTTATCTATTCTGTGCGCGAGCGTCATGCTACTGGCGCTGGCAGGCTGTAGCAGCAATTACGTGATGACCACCAAAAGCGGGCAGACGATTGTGACGCAGGGAAAACCGAAGCTTGATAAAGACACCGGTATGACCAGCTATACCGATCAGGACGGCAACGCACGTCAAATCAACAGTAACGACGTGGCCCAACTGGTCGAAGATAACTGA
- the feaR gene encoding transcriptional regulator FeaR produces the protein MAAVNSGETYQSWLAKINQVCGHFAARPLDGDFHGEIDTSYAGSLKLSTVTTRNVNLFRTRQEIRSGNDAWFYTVFQLSGQASIEQDDRQVQLETGDMTLIDASRPCSILWQQTSRQVSLLLPRQLLENQLRGSGISVATRLDKSLPMVQLSQRLLHESMSSPQLSASESEAALDAMVCLLRPMLHQQDVRPSRREKQYQKIMALIDDAIQEEHLRPEWLASETGMSVRSLYRLFADKGLVVAQYIKNRRLDLCAQALLCAHGDEKLAGIGYRWGFSDHSHFSTAFKQRFGMSPGEYRKRGR, from the coding sequence ATGGCAGCGGTAAATAGCGGTGAGACCTATCAGTCGTGGCTGGCAAAAATCAATCAGGTGTGCGGGCATTTCGCCGCGCGTCCGTTGGATGGCGACTTTCATGGTGAGATAGACACCAGCTATGCGGGCAGCCTCAAGCTCAGCACGGTCACCACCCGCAACGTCAATCTGTTCCGCACTCGTCAGGAGATCCGCAGCGGCAACGATGCCTGGTTCTATACCGTGTTTCAGCTCTCCGGCCAGGCGAGCATTGAGCAGGATGATCGTCAGGTGCAGCTGGAAACCGGCGATATGACGCTGATCGACGCCTCGCGGCCCTGCTCCATCCTCTGGCAGCAAACGTCGCGTCAGGTCTCGCTATTGCTGCCGCGACAGTTGCTGGAAAACCAGCTGCGCGGGAGTGGAATTAGCGTGGCGACCCGGCTGGATAAATCGCTACCGATGGTACAGCTCAGCCAGCGCCTGCTGCACGAGAGCATGAGCAGCCCGCAGCTATCAGCCAGTGAAAGCGAAGCCGCGCTTGATGCCATGGTCTGCCTGCTGCGCCCGATGTTACATCAGCAAGACGTCCGACCGTCACGGCGTGAGAAGCAGTATCAGAAAATCATGGCCTTAATTGATGATGCGATTCAGGAAGAGCACCTGCGCCCGGAATGGCTGGCCAGCGAAACGGGAATGTCAGTACGCAGCCTCTACCGGCTGTTTGCCGATAAAGGTCTGGTGGTGGCGCAGTATATTAAAAACCGCCGACTCGATTTATGCGCACAGGCACTGTTGTGCGCGCACGGCGATGAAAAACTCGCCGGAATCGGCTACCGCTGGGGGTTCAGCGACCACAGTCACTTCTCCACCGCCTTTAAGCAGCGATTCGGCATGTCGCCGGGAGAATATCGCAAGCGCGGCCGCTAA
- a CDS encoding aldehyde dehydrogenase family protein yields the protein MSAAQVALLASVQQFLDRQHGLFIDGAQQAAQSEKRLTVWDPATGQAIATTADANAADVDRAVMSAWRAFVSRSWAGRTPAERERILLRFADLVEQHGEELAQLETLEQGKSINISRAFEVGCTLNWMRYTAGLATKISGRTLDVSIPFPQGARYQAWTKKEPVGVVAGIVPWNFPLMIGMWKVMPALAAGCSIVIKPSETTPLTLLRVAELAIEAGVPEGVFNVVTGSGAECGAALTSHPHVAKVSFTGSTATGKQIARVAADRLTRVTLELGGKNPAIVLKDADPAWVIEGLMTGSFLNQGQVCAASSRIYIEAPLFDTLVSGFEQAVKSLQVGPGMLETTQINPVVSQAHCAKVAAYLDDARKHNAELITGNVGPDAQGFYIPPTLVINPDANLRLTREEVFGPVVNLVRVADGEEALRLANDSDFGLTASVWTRDLTQALNYTDRLQAGTVWVNSHTLIDANLPFGGMKQSGTGRDFGPDWLNDWCETKSVCVRY from the coding sequence ATGTCCGCAGCACAGGTAGCGCTGCTCGCCAGCGTGCAGCAGTTTTTAGACCGTCAGCATGGCCTGTTTATTGATGGCGCACAGCAGGCGGCGCAGAGCGAAAAACGTCTCACCGTCTGGGATCCGGCCACGGGTCAGGCGATTGCCACAACCGCCGATGCCAACGCGGCGGACGTTGACCGCGCGGTGATGTCGGCCTGGCGTGCGTTTGTCTCCCGCAGCTGGGCTGGCCGCACGCCTGCCGAGCGTGAACGCATTCTGCTGCGCTTTGCCGATCTGGTGGAGCAGCATGGTGAAGAGCTGGCCCAGTTAGAAACCCTGGAGCAGGGTAAATCGATCAACATTTCTCGCGCCTTCGAAGTGGGCTGCACGCTGAACTGGATGCGCTACACCGCCGGGCTGGCCACCAAGATCAGCGGCCGCACCCTGGACGTATCGATTCCTTTCCCGCAAGGCGCGCGCTACCAGGCGTGGACCAAAAAAGAGCCGGTAGGCGTTGTGGCGGGTATCGTTCCGTGGAACTTCCCGCTGATGATTGGCATGTGGAAAGTGATGCCCGCGCTGGCGGCGGGCTGCTCGATCGTCATCAAACCGTCTGAAACCACGCCGCTGACGCTGCTGCGCGTGGCTGAACTGGCCATCGAAGCGGGCGTGCCGGAAGGCGTGTTCAACGTGGTCACCGGCAGCGGCGCCGAGTGCGGAGCGGCGTTAACATCGCACCCGCACGTAGCGAAAGTCAGCTTTACCGGCTCCACCGCCACGGGTAAACAGATTGCGCGCGTTGCCGCCGACCGACTGACCCGCGTCACGCTGGAACTGGGGGGAAAAAACCCGGCGATCGTGCTGAAAGACGCCGATCCGGCGTGGGTGATTGAGGGCCTGATGACCGGCAGCTTCCTTAACCAGGGGCAGGTGTGCGCCGCCAGTTCGCGTATCTATATTGAAGCGCCGCTGTTCGATACGCTGGTCAGCGGCTTTGAGCAGGCGGTGAAATCGCTGCAGGTGGGGCCAGGTATGCTGGAGACCACGCAGATTAACCCGGTGGTTTCTCAGGCGCACTGCGCGAAAGTGGCGGCCTATCTGGACGACGCCCGCAAGCACAACGCGGAGTTGATTACCGGCAACGTCGGCCCGGATGCGCAGGGTTTCTACATTCCGCCAACGCTGGTCATTAACCCGGATGCCAACCTGCGCCTGACCCGCGAAGAGGTATTTGGCCCGGTGGTGAACCTGGTGCGGGTGGCCGACGGTGAAGAAGCGCTGCGCCTTGCCAACGACAGCGACTTTGGCCTGACCGCCAGCGTCTGGACTCGCGATCTGACCCAGGCGCTGAACTACACTGACCGTCTGCAGGCCGGCACGGTATGGGTCAACAGCCATACGCTGATTGACGCCAACCTGCCGTTTGGCGGCATGAAGCAGTCGGGGACGGGGCGTGATTTTGGTCCGGACTGGCTGAATGACTGGTGTGAAACGAAATCGGTGTGCGTGCGGTACTAA
- a CDS encoding glutathione peroxidase, producing the protein MPTFYQLSATALNGQPVAMADFAGKLVLVVNTASHCGFTPQYAGLEALYQKYAGRGLVILGFPCNQFGKQEPGGSDDISRTCHINYGVSFPMFEKVEVNGAGAHPLFRYLKRELPGVLGGRIKWNFTKFLIGRDGKPFKRFAPFTTPEKMEAAILDALKS; encoded by the coding sequence ATGCCCACCTTTTATCAACTTTCCGCCACCGCGCTGAATGGCCAGCCCGTCGCCATGGCTGATTTCGCAGGCAAGCTGGTTCTGGTGGTCAATACCGCCAGCCATTGTGGCTTCACGCCGCAATACGCGGGTCTTGAAGCGCTCTACCAGAAATATGCCGGTCGGGGGCTGGTGATACTGGGTTTCCCCTGTAACCAGTTCGGTAAACAGGAGCCCGGCGGCAGCGACGACATTTCCCGTACCTGCCACATCAACTATGGGGTGAGTTTCCCGATGTTCGAGAAAGTCGAGGTTAATGGTGCCGGCGCGCACCCGCTGTTTCGTTACCTGAAGCGCGAACTGCCCGGCGTGCTGGGGGGGCGAATAAAGTGGAACTTCACCAAGTTTCTGATCGGCCGTGACGGTAAACCATTCAAACGTTTTGCGCCATTTACCACCCCGGAGAAAATGGAAGCGGCTATTCTTGACGCGCTCAAAAGTTAA
- a CDS encoding LysR family transcriptional regulator yields the protein MNNAIYNQIRIFQSIAREGSISAAARKLEITPPSVSHALKLLEQHLGHPLFVRTTRRIELTEAGQQLLEQTTAAVDSLEKSLESLRDQNREPSGLVRITLSRFAYLLILKPAMAGFCQQYPGIQLEISVYDGTVNIIDDRFDLGIRFGDILDGGVVARPLMKSFREGLYASAAYLAEYGVPEVPDDLNRHRLIGYRFITNNRILPLILNDNGEPLTVEMPSQLISNDIEVMADGIRHNLGIGRLFEPVYQLQPDREKFIPVMERYWRTYPSVYLYYPKSAGKTKRVKALIDFLLSHMEKQASS from the coding sequence ATGAATAATGCGATTTATAACCAGATACGCATATTTCAGAGCATTGCTCGCGAAGGCAGTATTTCCGCGGCCGCGCGAAAGCTGGAAATTACGCCGCCCTCGGTCAGCCATGCCCTCAAGCTGCTGGAACAGCATCTCGGCCACCCTCTTTTTGTCCGTACCACTCGGCGTATTGAGCTGACGGAAGCAGGCCAACAGCTGCTTGAGCAAACTACCGCAGCGGTGGACTCGCTGGAGAAATCGCTGGAAAGCCTGCGCGACCAGAATCGGGAACCTTCTGGCCTGGTGCGGATTACGCTTTCACGCTTCGCCTATCTGTTGATTCTGAAACCCGCAATGGCCGGCTTCTGCCAGCAATACCCGGGTATCCAGCTGGAGATATCGGTCTATGACGGTACCGTGAATATTATCGACGACCGTTTTGACCTCGGCATTCGTTTCGGCGATATTCTCGACGGCGGCGTCGTTGCCCGTCCGCTAATGAAATCGTTCCGTGAAGGGTTGTATGCTTCTGCGGCCTATCTCGCCGAATATGGCGTGCCTGAAGTGCCGGACGATCTCAACCGTCACCGGTTAATTGGCTACCGCTTTATCACTAACAATCGTATCCTGCCGCTTATTCTGAACGACAACGGCGAACCGCTGACCGTTGAGATGCCCAGCCAGCTCATCAGCAACGATATTGAGGTGATGGCCGACGGTATTCGGCATAATCTGGGGATTGGTCGTCTGTTTGAACCGGTTTATCAGTTACAGCCCGACCGGGAGAAATTTATCCCCGTCATGGAGCGCTACTGGCGAACCTATCCGTCGGTCTATCTTTATTACCCGAAAAGCGCCGGAAAAACGAAAAGAGTGAAGGCGTTGATTGATTTTCTGCTGAGCCATATGGAAAAACAGGCGTCATCTTAA
- a CDS encoding superoxide dismutase, with protein sequence MRILCLDVPAAGATLEQYAPHLTAEALHAWGLYKAGFIRDIYFRQDRTGVAIFLECDSVDEAMETMAEFPLAKANLLSFECIPLGSFVNWENLFSAEFKDQK encoded by the coding sequence ATGAGAATTTTATGTTTGGATGTTCCCGCCGCCGGCGCCACGCTTGAACAGTATGCGCCGCATCTGACCGCTGAAGCGCTGCACGCCTGGGGGCTTTATAAAGCCGGGTTTATCCGCGATATCTATTTCCGCCAGGACCGGACCGGCGTTGCCATTTTTCTGGAATGCGACTCGGTAGATGAGGCGATGGAAACGATGGCTGAGTTCCCGCTGGCAAAGGCAAATCTGCTGTCGTTCGAATGCATCCCGCTGGGTTCATTTGTGAACTGGGAAAACTTGTTTAGTGCGGAATTTAAAGATCAAAAGTAG
- a CDS encoding NAD(P)H-dependent oxidoreductase encodes MKNITIISGHPDLNHSIANATILGEIAAALPDAEIRRLDSLYPDGKINILAEQESLLKADIIVWQFPFSWYGLPGLMKRWLDEVFVHGFAHGSRAKLGGKKLLLSFTTGAPASLYDAQGLFGHAVEDYLIPFETTARLCNLELLDPVYTCGISYADRDADKIAQQKTQAREHAARLVTVLQGLSAKGQTSRSQPAA; translated from the coding sequence ATGAAAAATATTACCATTATTTCCGGGCATCCTGACCTGAATCATTCCATCGCGAATGCCACTATTCTGGGCGAAATCGCCGCGGCGCTGCCTGATGCTGAAATTCGTCGCCTGGACAGCCTGTATCCTGACGGGAAAATCAATATTCTCGCTGAGCAGGAAAGCCTGTTGAAGGCAGATATTATCGTCTGGCAGTTTCCATTTTCCTGGTACGGCCTGCCGGGGCTGATGAAGCGCTGGCTGGATGAGGTTTTTGTACATGGCTTTGCCCATGGTTCAAGGGCAAAACTGGGCGGTAAAAAGCTGCTACTTTCGTTTACCACGGGCGCGCCAGCGTCGCTGTATGACGCGCAGGGGCTCTTCGGCCACGCGGTTGAGGACTATTTAATCCCCTTTGAGACCACGGCAAGGCTGTGTAATCTTGAATTATTAGACCCGGTTTACACCTGCGGAATCAGCTATGCCGACAGGGATGCAGATAAAATTGCGCAGCAAAAAACGCAGGCCAGAGAACATGCCGCCAGGTTGGTGACTGTTTTGCAGGGGCTCTCGGCGAAGGGGCAGACATCCCGCAGCCAACCGGCAGCGTAG
- a CDS encoding putative quinol monooxygenase yields MQNIAINLYELIVKANQSARYDEIAEQTISASISSEVGTLAMYALKHKDDLRRAYMVELYNDDDAYYQHLNGAAYKTFAANAAEIIEQKQKITLVPQFVGDKHVIQDERTINNLVIVEVKPEFQIAFKNSVLPEMATSLDVEHGVLAIYAATDVTNACRWYFYEVYASEEDYQQHRQTPHFRDYITQTAAITTRKQAIPVNPVFLRNKGGMKSTMACRPG; encoded by the coding sequence ATGCAGAATATCGCGATCAATCTTTATGAACTTATCGTTAAAGCCAATCAGAGCGCTCGCTATGATGAGATCGCGGAGCAAACCATTTCAGCCTCTATCAGTAGCGAAGTTGGCACGCTGGCAATGTATGCTCTGAAACACAAGGATGATCTGCGACGGGCTTATATGGTCGAACTCTATAATGACGATGACGCTTATTACCAGCATCTGAATGGCGCAGCTTATAAGACATTCGCCGCCAATGCCGCGGAGATTATCGAGCAGAAACAGAAAATCACGCTGGTACCTCAATTTGTCGGTGATAAGCACGTTATTCAGGATGAACGAACCATCAATAATCTGGTGATTGTGGAGGTGAAGCCGGAATTCCAGATCGCATTCAAAAATAGCGTGTTGCCGGAAATGGCGACTTCGCTCGACGTGGAGCACGGCGTGCTTGCCATATATGCCGCAACGGACGTCACGAATGCCTGCCGCTGGTATTTTTATGAAGTTTATGCGAGCGAGGAAGACTATCAGCAGCACCGGCAAACGCCGCACTTCCGCGATTATATTACGCAGACCGCGGCAATAACGACCCGCAAACAGGCCATTCCGGTTAACCCTGTATTTCTGCGTAATAAAGGCGGAATGAAATCAACAATGGCATGCCGCCCAGGCTAA
- a CDS encoding putative bifunctional diguanylate cyclase/phosphodiesterase — protein sequence MNRILAAIIFSLFISTGYISFLVHERQQELQKLTHYTDSWSAAQLVSEYYRFESSLGLYTIDDTMPLDAVRLRLDIMLSQSALLKEGDLGHYIDSNKPHHLLAVKLEEILDYLDANLEKMDRPELQAYLKKMHALDTPLGRLSSGALNKDVNSINNANLKIQTLYYIYSATSVLLIILSAILGVLIFYQNRNILKAHLQVKSLAEELQKSKEKLQIQNAKLEYDVFHDSLTQMNNRHFFWGNLNRTIDIAKENNTSVTVMLFDLDCFKEVNDTYGHDVGDILLRQISHRLSSINFTSDALYRLGGDEFAFLSSGLTENRAVLLAQKISESVNQPYTIYNSIINITTCVGIVISETERRPDYLYKFADLALYEAKNEGAGKIKVFRQRMLDKLQERRTLEHDMALALVNKEFVVYYQPIVDSFSREIYSYEALIRWVHPSKGLMSPDSFIPVAEKTGMINEMGRSVLEMACREAASWAIPAKISVNVSPVQLSSKGFAGIVLSILKETGLPADRLELEVTETALFTESNTPMNTLNKLRSLGVTIAIDDFGTGYSSLSRLSRLSFDKIKIDKSFVHSISTQEDALNIIKLITGMAKSLNMKAVAEGVETLEQLESLQALGCDFAQGYLFSKPQPYIDDVVKYRKFPLSS from the coding sequence ATGAACAGAATACTGGCAGCCATCATTTTTTCCCTTTTTATTTCTACGGGATATATTTCTTTCCTTGTGCATGAAAGGCAACAAGAGTTACAAAAGCTGACCCACTACACCGATTCATGGTCTGCTGCACAGCTGGTGTCAGAATATTACCGCTTCGAATCGTCGTTAGGCCTGTACACCATCGATGACACCATGCCCCTCGATGCGGTGCGTCTACGCCTCGATATTATGCTCAGCCAGAGTGCTTTACTGAAAGAAGGCGACCTGGGGCACTACATTGATAGCAATAAACCGCATCATTTACTGGCGGTGAAGCTGGAGGAGATTCTTGACTATCTGGACGCGAATCTTGAGAAGATGGACCGCCCGGAGCTCCAGGCATACCTGAAAAAAATGCATGCGCTTGATACCCCCCTGGGCCGCCTGTCGTCCGGTGCCTTGAATAAAGATGTTAACTCAATTAATAACGCCAACCTCAAAATTCAAACGCTGTATTATATTTACTCAGCGACATCGGTCCTGCTGATAATACTGAGTGCGATACTGGGCGTTCTGATATTTTATCAGAACAGGAACATCCTGAAGGCGCACCTTCAGGTGAAAAGCCTGGCTGAAGAGTTGCAAAAATCGAAAGAAAAGCTGCAAATCCAGAATGCGAAACTGGAATATGACGTATTCCATGACTCTCTGACTCAGATGAATAACCGTCATTTCTTCTGGGGAAATTTGAACAGGACTATCGACATCGCCAAAGAAAACAACACCTCGGTCACCGTGATGTTGTTCGATCTGGACTGCTTCAAGGAAGTTAATGACACCTATGGTCATGATGTCGGTGACATCTTATTACGCCAGATCTCCCATCGGCTGAGCTCGATAAACTTTACCTCCGACGCGCTGTACCGCTTAGGTGGCGACGAATTTGCGTTTCTCTCGAGCGGTCTGACCGAAAATCGTGCCGTGTTGCTGGCACAAAAAATCAGTGAATCCGTCAACCAGCCCTACACCATCTATAACTCGATTATCAATATTACCACCTGCGTCGGGATTGTTATCTCAGAAACGGAACGTCGCCCGGACTATCTGTACAAGTTCGCCGATTTGGCCCTTTATGAAGCCAAAAATGAAGGCGCAGGCAAGATTAAAGTCTTCCGTCAGCGCATGTTGGACAAGCTGCAGGAACGCCGGACCCTTGAGCATGATATGGCGCTTGCGCTCGTGAATAAAGAATTTGTGGTTTATTATCAACCCATTGTGGATTCATTCAGCCGCGAGATTTACAGCTATGAAGCCCTGATTCGCTGGGTGCATCCGTCAAAAGGGCTGATGTCACCGGACAGTTTTATTCCCGTTGCGGAAAAAACCGGCATGATCAACGAAATGGGAAGATCGGTGCTGGAAATGGCCTGCCGGGAGGCAGCTTCGTGGGCGATTCCGGCCAAAATATCCGTCAACGTCTCTCCGGTGCAGCTCAGCAGCAAAGGCTTTGCCGGCATCGTGCTGTCTATTTTGAAAGAAACCGGGCTACCGGCGGACCGCCTTGAGCTAGAGGTCACGGAAACCGCGCTGTTTACCGAGAGCAATACGCCGATGAATACGCTCAACAAGCTCAGATCCCTGGGCGTAACCATCGCCATCGATGACTTTGGCACCGGCTACTCTTCTTTGTCACGACTGAGCAGGCTGTCCTTCGACAAAATCAAAATAGACAAATCTTTTGTGCACTCGATATCCACCCAGGAAGACGCCCTGAATATTATCAAGCTCATCACCGGCATGGCAAAATCGCTCAATATGAAGGCGGTTGCAGAAGGGGTGGAAACGCTGGAACAGCTGGAAAGCCTGCAGGCGCTGGGCTGTGATTTCGCCCAGGGTTATCTGTTCAGTAAACCTCAGCCCTATATCGATGACGTGGTTAAATATCGAAAATTCCCCCTGTCATCGTAA
- a CDS encoding molybdopterin-dependent oxidoreductase has protein sequence MRFIVMLLSIVVCAQVWAGELPKPTGKVLLTLSGNIENTNGSGKAALDIAGLEKLGMVSFQTTSPWYNGRTTFTGIPVQKLMDYVGAKGSVVKVTALNDYTTVIPLSDFKKYNVILALKINGEYMRIRDKGPLFIVYPYDSLPELNNQIYYSRSAWQVSRMNIE, from the coding sequence ATGCGATTCATTGTCATGTTGTTAAGCATTGTGGTCTGCGCGCAGGTCTGGGCGGGCGAACTTCCCAAACCTACAGGGAAAGTCCTGCTAACACTGTCCGGCAATATCGAAAATACAAATGGTAGCGGTAAAGCGGCTCTGGATATCGCGGGTCTGGAGAAACTGGGCATGGTCAGTTTCCAGACAACCTCTCCCTGGTATAATGGGCGCACGACCTTTACGGGTATTCCCGTACAGAAATTAATGGATTATGTCGGCGCGAAAGGTTCCGTTGTTAAGGTCACCGCGCTTAATGACTACACCACCGTTATCCCGCTCAGCGATTTCAAGAAGTACAACGTGATCCTCGCTTTAAAAATCAACGGCGAGTATATGCGCATCCGTGACAAGGGGCCGTTATTCATTGTGTATCCCTATGACAGTCTTCCGGAACTGAATAATCAGATTTATTATTCCAGATCCGCATGGCAAGTCAGCAGAATGAATATTGAGTAA